A genomic stretch from Deinococcus metalli includes:
- a CDS encoding sugar ABC transporter permease yields MQSVRTPPRPARLNQLGLDGRLVFMVLAIAGIWLLFDVFTQGIFISARNLWNLSVQTASVGVMVSGMVLVIVMRNIDLSIGSILGFTGMFMAVVNTRLVTADTWWGTVLTLLLGLLLGALLGAVQGTWIARLSVPSFIVTLGGLLIFRGGAWLLTSGQTIAPLTESYQVLGGGLNGAIGGPASWAVGLLLMAAIVASDLVTRRQRQRRGLPNRSLGLQLLFTGVSLLVVLGFVLVMNGYADPRTGLPRGMPVPVLIMLGVTAIMMWVVRSTRFGRYVYAYGGNPEAARLAGINTERLTVTVFALMGMLAALAGAIQTARLNAGTNSTGTLAELSVIAAAVIGGTSLSGGTGSIPGAFLGALLMASLINGMLLLDLSSAWQNVVQGLVLMLAVTLDVIVQKRRTR; encoded by the coding sequence ATGCAGAGTGTTCGAACCCCCCCACGCCCCGCCCGCCTGAACCAGCTCGGACTGGACGGCCGGCTAGTTTTCATGGTGCTGGCCATCGCCGGCATCTGGCTCCTGTTCGACGTGTTCACCCAGGGCATCTTCATCAGCGCCCGGAACCTCTGGAATCTGTCGGTTCAGACCGCGTCGGTCGGCGTGATGGTCAGCGGCATGGTGCTGGTCATCGTCATGCGGAACATCGACCTGTCCATCGGCTCGATCCTGGGCTTCACCGGCATGTTCATGGCCGTCGTCAACACCCGCCTGGTCACGGCCGACACGTGGTGGGGTACGGTGCTGACGCTGCTGCTGGGCCTGCTGCTGGGCGCGCTGCTTGGCGCCGTGCAGGGCACGTGGATCGCGCGCCTGAGCGTGCCGTCGTTCATCGTCACGCTGGGTGGCCTGCTGATCTTCCGGGGCGGCGCGTGGCTCCTGACCAGCGGCCAGACGATCGCACCCCTGACCGAGTCGTATCAGGTGCTCGGCGGCGGCCTGAACGGCGCGATCGGCGGCCCGGCCAGCTGGGCGGTCGGGCTGCTGCTCATGGCGGCCATCGTCGCCTCGGACCTGGTCACCCGCCGGCAGCGCCAACGCCGGGGCCTGCCCAACCGCAGCCTGGGCCTGCAACTGCTGTTCACGGGCGTCAGCCTGCTGGTCGTGCTGGGCTTCGTGCTCGTCATGAACGGCTACGCCGATCCGCGCACCGGGCTGCCACGCGGCATGCCGGTGCCCGTCCTGATTATGCTGGGCGTCACTGCGATCATGATGTGGGTCGTGCGGTCGACCCGCTTCGGCCGGTATGTGTACGCCTACGGCGGCAATCCGGAAGCCGCCCGGCTCGCCGGGATCAACACCGAGCGCCTGACGGTCACGGTGTTTGCCCTGATGGGCATGCTGGCAGCGCTGGCAGGCGCGATCCAGACGGCGCGGCTCAATGCCGGCACGAACTCCACCGGGACGCTGGCAGAACTCAGCGTTATCGCGGCTGCCGTCATCGGCGGCACGTCCCTCTCCGGCGGTACGGGCAGCATTCCGGGCGCCTTCCTGGGCGCCCTGCTGATGGCGAGTCTCATCAACGGCATGCTGCTCCTCGACCTGTCCAGCGCGTGGCAGAACGTCGTGCAGGGACTGGTGCTCATGCTGGCCGTCACCCTCGACGTCATCGTGCAGAAGCGGAGGACCCGATGA
- a CDS encoding glycoside hydrolase family 125 protein — MSYPSVHRLMAQMQRQLQDRPQLAETFANCFPNTLDTTVQLLDDGTTFVFTGDIPAMWLRDSSAQVSPYVPLAAHDTELRRLISGLIRRQAMYLAIDPYANAFNAQPDGRGHVDDRPGQGPWVWERKFELDSLCYPVWLLSRYWDATHDRAVFTPEVVGMLRTVLDVMTAEQRHDTSAYRFERPDPHLPSDTLPDGGRGMPVAYTGMVWSGFRPSDDACTYGYLIPANMFAVVVLGHLANLARSVLDDGALAARAEALRAEIEHGIQTHGVVEHPTHGRMYAYETDGLGRHLLMDDANVPSLLSIPYLGYRPADDPTYLNTRRFILSADNPFYFAGASAAGVGSPHTPGGLIWPIALAMQGLTATDRREQDALLDALVSTTAGTQYMHEGFHPDDPAHYTRPWFAWANSLFAEFVLHWAGASAEDRPSA; from the coding sequence ATGTCCTACCCGTCCGTTCACCGCCTGATGGCCCAGATGCAGCGACAGTTACAGGACAGGCCACAGCTTGCCGAGACCTTCGCCAACTGCTTCCCGAACACCCTCGACACCACCGTGCAGTTGCTGGACGACGGCACCACCTTCGTGTTCACCGGCGACATCCCCGCCATGTGGCTGCGGGACTCCTCCGCGCAGGTCAGTCCGTACGTGCCGCTCGCCGCGCACGATACCGAACTGCGGCGGCTCATCTCCGGGCTGATCCGGCGGCAGGCCATGTACCTCGCCATCGACCCCTACGCCAATGCCTTCAACGCCCAGCCGGACGGCCGGGGTCACGTGGACGACCGGCCGGGGCAGGGCCCGTGGGTGTGGGAGCGGAAGTTCGAACTGGATTCGCTGTGCTATCCGGTGTGGCTGCTGTCCCGCTACTGGGACGCCACGCACGACCGCGCCGTGTTCACGCCGGAGGTGGTTGGGATGCTGCGCACCGTCCTGGACGTGATGACCGCAGAGCAGCGTCACGACACGTCTGCGTACCGCTTCGAGCGGCCTGATCCTCACCTGCCCAGTGACACGCTCCCCGACGGCGGCCGGGGCATGCCGGTGGCGTACACGGGCATGGTCTGGTCGGGCTTCCGTCCCAGCGACGACGCCTGTACCTACGGCTACCTGATCCCGGCCAACATGTTCGCGGTGGTCGTGCTGGGGCATCTGGCGAACCTGGCCCGCAGCGTCCTGGACGACGGAGCGCTGGCGGCCCGCGCGGAGGCTCTGCGTGCCGAGATCGAGCACGGTATCCAGACGCACGGAGTGGTCGAGCATCCTACCCACGGCCGGATGTACGCCTACGAGACCGATGGCCTGGGCCGCCACCTGCTGATGGACGACGCGAATGTGCCCAGTCTGCTGTCCATTCCGTACCTGGGGTACCGGCCGGCGGACGACCCGACGTACCTCAACACGCGGCGCTTCATCCTCAGCGCCGACAACCCGTTCTATTTCGCGGGGGCGTCCGCGGCGGGCGTGGGGAGTCCACACACGCCCGGCGGGCTGATTTGGCCGATTGCGCTCGCCATGCAGGGGCTGACCGCCACCGACCGTCGGGAGCAGGACGCGCTGCTGGACGCGCTGGTGAGCACCACCGCCGGCACGCAGTACATGCACGAGGGCTTTCACCCGGACGACCCGGCCCACTACACCCGGCCCTGGTTCGCGTGGGCCAACTCGCTGTTTGCGGAATTCGTGCTGCACTGGGCAGGGGCATCTGCCGAGGACAGGCCGTCTGCGTGA
- a CDS encoding LacI family DNA-binding transcriptional regulator, producing MKVRIKEVAIAAGVSTATVSKVLSGRADYQVHAETAERVRRVAYELGYVPDVAARNLRTRQTGQLGVVLEAVGPSEPDSLLTGVAVSDAVRRTFDGAIMAGLSEAARELEVPALVVYPSGQLDARTLLDGRVDGLLVSCDPLRGHGLLHGLRSPPVPVVALWTQRAPEGIGMVDVNHAQGAGIAVHHLVELGHTRIAFYGGGVRSGVEHFARREQGYRSALEEAGLLPQSAIHDGPRLLQAVQGGVTAVFAETDLGAAAAFHALDSAGLSVPADVSLVGFDDIQGAEYIAGGLTTVYQPAAEMAAAGVRALLARLDGEAPQTALLRPRLIRRRSTAPVRVVSG from the coding sequence GTGAAGGTGAGGATCAAGGAGGTGGCCATCGCGGCTGGCGTCAGTACAGCGACGGTGTCCAAAGTGCTGTCCGGCCGCGCGGATTACCAGGTGCATGCCGAGACCGCGGAGCGGGTGCGCCGCGTGGCGTATGAACTCGGCTACGTTCCCGACGTGGCAGCACGCAACCTCAGGACCCGGCAGACGGGTCAGCTGGGCGTGGTCCTCGAGGCCGTGGGGCCGTCCGAGCCGGACTCGCTGCTGACGGGCGTGGCGGTGTCAGACGCGGTCAGGCGCACCTTCGACGGGGCGATCATGGCGGGTCTGAGCGAGGCGGCCCGTGAGCTGGAGGTTCCGGCCCTGGTGGTGTATCCCAGCGGTCAACTCGATGCCCGGACACTGCTCGACGGGCGGGTGGACGGGCTGCTGGTGAGCTGTGATCCACTGCGCGGCCACGGACTTCTGCACGGCCTGCGAAGTCCGCCGGTCCCGGTCGTGGCGCTGTGGACGCAGCGGGCGCCAGAGGGGATCGGCATGGTCGATGTCAACCACGCGCAGGGAGCGGGCATCGCGGTCCACCATCTCGTCGAGCTGGGGCATACCCGGATTGCGTTTTACGGTGGGGGAGTGAGGAGTGGCGTCGAGCATTTTGCGCGGCGCGAGCAGGGCTACCGCTCGGCGCTCGAGGAAGCCGGACTCCTGCCGCAGAGCGCCATACACGATGGACCGCGGCTGCTGCAGGCCGTGCAAGGCGGCGTGACGGCCGTGTTCGCAGAGACGGATCTGGGTGCGGCGGCGGCATTCCATGCGCTTGACAGCGCCGGGTTGAGTGTGCCGGCAGACGTATCACTGGTGGGCTTCGATGACATCCAGGGCGCCGAGTACATCGCCGGCGGGCTGACCACGGTGTACCAGCCCGCCGCGGAGATGGCCGCAGCGGGTGTCCGTGCCCTGCTGGCGCGGCTCGATGGGGAGGCGCCCCAGACCGCGCTTCTGCGGCCGAGGTTGATCCGGCGGCGATCGACGGCGCCAGTACGTGTGGTGAGCGGCTAA
- a CDS encoding cobalamin-binding protein: MTSAPFAPRRIASLLPSATDLLFALGLGEQVVAVSHSCDHPGAVGRPVLTRSIVDTSASQADIDRAVSEAVRAGRALYAVDGTLLDALRPDLVVTQGVCEVCAVTPETLETAVRFLPGCLPASGVLSLEGKSVAGILEDLRALARAAGVTDQGERLAEDAQARWNAIRPAPGARRVLTLEWTDPLFYGGHWVPEQVSRAGGMNVLGAAGTDSGRTTWDAVAALDPDVIVVMCCGYGLADNAAFARGLLGRTEMRAVREGQLWAVDANAHFSRPSLGVVQGAEVLAALLRGTALDGESVRIGV; encoded by the coding sequence GTGACCTCCGCTCCGTTCGCTCCTCGCCGCATTGCCAGCTTGCTGCCCAGCGCCACGGATCTGCTGTTCGCGCTCGGGCTGGGCGAGCAGGTGGTCGCGGTCAGCCACTCCTGCGACCACCCCGGCGCGGTGGGCCGGCCTGTCCTGACCCGGTCCATCGTGGACACGTCCGCGTCCCAGGCGGACATTGACCGCGCCGTGAGCGAGGCCGTGCGCGCCGGCCGCGCCCTGTACGCGGTGGACGGCACCCTCCTCGACGCCCTGCGGCCCGACCTCGTCGTCACCCAGGGTGTGTGCGAGGTCTGTGCCGTGACCCCGGAAACCCTGGAGACGGCCGTGCGCTTCCTTCCCGGCTGTCTGCCCGCGTCTGGGGTGCTGAGTCTGGAAGGCAAGTCGGTCGCCGGCATCCTGGAGGACCTGCGTGCGTTGGCACGCGCCGCCGGGGTGACGGACCAGGGCGAGCGCCTGGCCGAGGATGCGCAGGCCCGGTGGAACGCCATCCGCCCGGCTCCCGGCGCGAGACGCGTCCTGACCCTGGAGTGGACTGACCCGCTCTTCTACGGGGGCCACTGGGTGCCCGAGCAGGTCTCCCGCGCCGGGGGCATGAATGTCCTGGGCGCGGCGGGCACGGACTCGGGCCGCACGACCTGGGACGCGGTGGCGGCCCTGGACCCGGACGTGATCGTGGTGATGTGCTGCGGGTACGGCCTGGCCGACAATGCCGCCTTTGCCCGCGGTCTGCTCGGCCGCACCGAGATGCGCGCGGTCAGGGAGGGCCAGCTGTGGGCGGTGGACGCGAACGCCCACTTCAGCCGGCCCAGTCTGGGCGTGGTGCAGGGTGCAGAGGTGCTCGCGGCCCTGCTGCGCGGCACTGCGTTGGATGGCGAGAGCGTCCGCATTGGCGTGTAA
- a CDS encoding LacI family DNA-binding transcriptional regulator, whose protein sequence is MARSATRRAAGSQEHDAAPVPTIHDVAIRAGVGAGTVSRVLNRHPKVSDAVRARVTQAIHDLKYTPNPHARQFAGGRSYSIATVLPVVATDFYLRLLTGLEDTCHAAHYDTALFPLLSQERLARLLTPGSLVGQADGLVMVTYDLTEMFDPSATQIRQPVVLANAFTPKLDCAYVDNHLGGRLAGEHAVTRPGELYAIWVATDLDALFSTRVFKDRRAGFHDVVTAAGRSIRHEMFTRYDSLAIHQAVCALLDDAVFPCTVFAAADQIAAVMLDEAGRRALRVGEDLRIIGFDDHPWSAERGLTTVHQPVGQMGAEAGRLLLSRLNGYSGPPREARLAPHLVVRATA, encoded by the coding sequence ATGGCGCGATCTGCCACGCGCAGAGCCGCGGGGTCGCAGGAGCACGATGCGGCGCCGGTGCCCACGATCCACGACGTGGCTATCCGCGCTGGCGTGGGAGCGGGTACGGTCTCCCGGGTCCTCAACAGACACCCCAAGGTGTCCGACGCCGTGCGCGCCCGGGTCACGCAGGCGATCCATGACCTGAAGTACACGCCCAATCCGCACGCCCGGCAGTTCGCGGGGGGACGGAGCTACAGCATCGCGACCGTGCTGCCCGTGGTGGCGACGGACTTCTATCTGCGGCTCCTCACCGGCCTGGAAGACACCTGCCACGCCGCGCATTACGACACGGCCCTGTTCCCGCTGCTGTCGCAGGAGCGTCTGGCGCGGCTACTGACGCCGGGTTCCCTGGTCGGCCAGGCGGACGGCCTGGTCATGGTGACCTATGACCTGACGGAAATGTTCGACCCGTCGGCCACGCAGATTCGGCAGCCGGTCGTGCTGGCCAACGCCTTCACGCCGAAGCTGGACTGCGCGTATGTCGACAATCACCTGGGCGGCCGTCTGGCTGGAGAGCACGCCGTGACCCGGCCAGGCGAGCTGTACGCCATCTGGGTCGCGACCGATCTCGACGCCCTGTTTTCCACCCGGGTGTTCAAGGACCGCCGTGCGGGGTTTCACGACGTCGTCACCGCTGCTGGACGGTCCATCCGCCACGAGATGTTCACCCGCTACGACTCGCTGGCGATTCACCAGGCGGTGTGCGCGCTGCTGGACGACGCTGTCTTCCCGTGTACGGTCTTCGCGGCTGCCGACCAGATCGCGGCGGTCATGCTCGATGAAGCGGGCCGGCGCGCCCTGCGCGTGGGTGAGGACCTGCGGATCATCGGCTTCGACGATCATCCGTGGTCGGCCGAGCGCGGCCTGACCACCGTGCATCAGCCGGTCGGGCAGATGGGTGCCGAGGCCGGACGCCTGTTGCTCAGCCGACTGAACGGCTACAGTGGCCCGCCCCGCGAAGCCCGACTGGCACCACACCTCGTCGTCCGGGCCACGGCGTGA
- the xylF gene encoding D-xylose ABC transporter substrate-binding protein, which yields MKRLGMILTTALGLSLVAGPAMAQKPVVVGVSWSNFQEERWKTDEAAIKAQLDKTGAKYLSADAQSSNEKQLSDIESLITRGATVLIVLAQDSEAVLPGIAKAKAEGIPVISYDRLIEDPWAFYISFDNKEVGRLQARMILAAKPKGNYAFIKGSPTDPNAQLLYDGQLEVLASAIKSGAIKNIGNQFTEGWKPEVAQRNMEQILTANANKVDAVVASNDGTAGGAVAALAAVGLAGKVPVSGQDADKAALNRIALGQQTGTVWKDSRTLGTEAAKIAVLLSGGTKVAAVSGAKPFNGGPRKVSVSGMLLKPVVITKANLGTLITAKWATKAEICKGVTGAAAPAACR from the coding sequence ATGAAACGACTTGGCATGATCTTGACTACTGCGCTTGGCCTCTCCCTGGTCGCCGGCCCTGCTATGGCCCAGAAACCCGTGGTGGTGGGCGTCAGCTGGTCGAACTTCCAGGAAGAACGCTGGAAGACCGACGAGGCGGCCATCAAGGCCCAGCTCGACAAGACCGGCGCGAAGTACCTCAGTGCCGACGCGCAGAGCAGCAACGAAAAACAGCTCTCCGATATCGAGAGTCTCATCACCCGCGGCGCTACCGTCCTGATCGTGCTTGCCCAGGACAGCGAGGCTGTGTTGCCGGGCATCGCCAAGGCCAAGGCCGAGGGCATCCCGGTCATCTCCTATGACCGCCTGATCGAGGACCCGTGGGCGTTCTACATTTCGTTCGACAACAAGGAAGTCGGCCGCCTCCAGGCGCGCATGATCCTGGCGGCCAAACCCAAGGGCAATTACGCCTTCATCAAGGGCAGCCCCACGGACCCGAACGCCCAGCTGCTGTACGACGGCCAGCTGGAGGTCCTGGCGAGCGCCATCAAGTCCGGGGCGATCAAGAACATCGGAAACCAGTTCACGGAAGGCTGGAAGCCTGAAGTCGCGCAGCGCAACATGGAGCAGATCCTGACGGCCAACGCCAACAAGGTCGATGCCGTGGTCGCGTCGAACGACGGTACGGCCGGCGGCGCGGTCGCTGCCCTGGCGGCCGTCGGTCTGGCCGGCAAGGTGCCGGTCTCCGGTCAGGACGCCGACAAGGCCGCCCTGAACCGCATCGCGCTCGGCCAGCAGACTGGGACGGTCTGGAAAGATTCCCGGACGCTCGGCACGGAAGCCGCCAAGATCGCCGTCCTGCTCTCCGGCGGGACCAAGGTCGCCGCCGTGTCGGGTGCGAAGCCCTTCAACGGTGGACCGCGCAAGGTCAGCGTGTCCGGCATGCTGCTCAAGCCCGTCGTGATCACCAAGGCCAACCTGGGCACGCTGATCACTGCGAAGTGGGCCACCAAGGCCGAGATCTGTAAGGGTGTGACGGGCGCCGCCGCACCGGCCGCGTGCCGCTGA
- a CDS encoding glycoside hydrolase family 76 protein gives MIHPLSTLNWTQRAEAAQHTLRERFWNPTQHVMNQRFPCEGGCNEPYIYWWHAHTLDVLVDALLRTGDSRYTSTLREAFEGARTLNGGTLLHNWYDDMQWMALALLRAFEATGEPAYLDGVRDLWADIQGGWNDHCGGGIAWKKDQPDYKNTPANAPAAILAARLYRRFGKDADLAWARRIYAWTREHLVDPVSGFVWDGMNRLGDGQLEDGWHFTYNQGAYLGAGLALHRATGETAYLDDAIRTAEAARARLSDPTSGVLPDEGDGDGGLFKGIFVRYLTLLIREQARPEWTALLHRNGNALVQNGIDPDTGLYALRWDRPPPRPTSDHPVSLSGQLSGVMVFEALATLERRNLLS, from the coding sequence ATGATCCATCCACTCTCCACCCTGAACTGGACACAGCGGGCCGAAGCCGCCCAGCACACCCTGCGCGAACGCTTCTGGAACCCCACCCAACACGTCATGAACCAGCGCTTTCCATGCGAGGGCGGGTGCAACGAACCCTACATCTACTGGTGGCATGCGCACACCCTGGACGTGCTGGTGGATGCTCTACTCCGCACTGGCGACTCGCGCTACACCTCGACGCTGCGGGAGGCCTTCGAGGGTGCCCGGACCCTGAACGGCGGCACGCTGCTTCACAACTGGTACGACGACATGCAGTGGATGGCGCTGGCCCTGCTGCGGGCCTTTGAAGCGACAGGCGAGCCGGCGTACCTGGACGGCGTGCGCGACCTGTGGGCCGACATCCAGGGCGGCTGGAACGACCACTGTGGCGGCGGCATCGCGTGGAAGAAGGACCAGCCGGACTACAAGAACACGCCTGCGAACGCCCCAGCCGCGATCCTGGCCGCCCGGCTGTACCGGCGTTTCGGGAAGGACGCCGACCTGGCGTGGGCACGGCGTATCTACGCGTGGACCCGCGAGCATCTGGTCGATCCGGTCAGCGGCTTTGTGTGGGACGGCATGAACCGGCTGGGCGACGGCCAGCTCGAAGACGGCTGGCACTTCACCTACAACCAGGGCGCGTACCTGGGCGCCGGGCTGGCGCTGCACCGGGCGACCGGCGAGACGGCGTATCTAGACGACGCGATCCGCACCGCCGAGGCCGCCCGCGCGCGTCTGAGCGACCCCACCAGCGGCGTGCTGCCCGACGAGGGCGACGGCGACGGCGGCCTGTTCAAGGGCATCTTCGTGCGGTATCTGACCCTGCTGATCCGCGAACAGGCCCGCCCTGAGTGGACAGCGCTGCTCCATCGCAACGGCAACGCGCTCGTCCAGAACGGAATTGACCCGGACACCGGCCTGTATGCCCTGAGGTGGGATCGACCACCGCCACGGCCCACGTCCGATCATCCGGTGTCCCTGAGCGGACAGCTCAGCGGCGTCATGGTGTTTGAAGCGCTCGCCACCCTGGAACGCCGGAACCTGCTGTCCTGA
- a CDS encoding alpha/beta hydrolase yields MTFHDRVDPESWAVLDAASAHLPADLWAASPVARRQASDALLAAMTAHVPPTETVTWHDQAVPGLPGEPDVPIRIYRPRGADAGRPGVLLIHGGGMWGGSIAHEHLRAVSLADDLNAVVVSVEYRLAPEHPHPAPVRDCSGALTWMASNTDALGVDPSRLVVIGGSAGGGLALGVALMARDQGGPRLHYVMALYPMIDDRSETASAREFDHLGAIWDYTRNVEAWAWYLGGQRADAYAAPARAEQLTGLPPVFIDVGELDVFRDEDVAFALRLMQAGVPTELHVYPGAFHASEFVAPDADLSRRISRTRLEALRRALRPTAAVGLSGDAAHEPSPLSVPAAR; encoded by the coding sequence ATGACCTTCCATGATCGCGTCGACCCCGAGTCCTGGGCCGTGCTCGACGCCGCCAGCGCCCACCTCCCCGCCGACCTGTGGGCCGCCAGTCCCGTGGCCCGCCGGCAGGCCAGTGACGCCCTCCTGGCGGCCATGACAGCCCACGTTCCCCCCACCGAGACCGTGACGTGGCACGATCAGGCGGTGCCCGGCCTGCCCGGCGAACCGGACGTCCCCATCCGCATCTACCGTCCCCGTGGTGCCGATGCAGGTCGCCCGGGCGTGCTGCTGATCCACGGGGGCGGGATGTGGGGCGGCAGCATCGCTCACGAGCACCTGCGCGCCGTATCGCTGGCGGATGACCTGAATGCCGTGGTCGTGTCGGTGGAGTACCGCCTGGCCCCCGAGCATCCCCACCCGGCTCCCGTACGCGACTGCTCCGGCGCGCTGACGTGGATGGCGTCGAACACGGACGCCCTGGGGGTCGATCCATCGCGCCTCGTCGTCATCGGGGGCAGTGCGGGCGGCGGACTTGCGCTCGGCGTGGCACTCATGGCCCGCGACCAGGGTGGCCCTCGCCTCCACTACGTCATGGCGCTGTACCCGATGATCGATGACCGCAGTGAGACGGCCTCGGCCCGGGAGTTCGACCACCTGGGGGCCATCTGGGACTACACGCGGAACGTCGAGGCGTGGGCGTGGTACCTCGGCGGGCAGCGCGCCGACGCCTACGCGGCCCCGGCACGCGCCGAACAGCTCACCGGCCTGCCACCCGTCTTCATCGACGTCGGCGAGCTTGACGTCTTCCGGGACGAGGACGTGGCCTTCGCGCTGCGGCTGATGCAGGCCGGCGTGCCGACAGAGCTGCACGTGTACCCCGGCGCGTTCCACGCCTCGGAGTTCGTGGCGCCCGACGCAGACCTGAGCAGACGGATCAGCCGCACCCGTCTCGAGGCGCTGCGCCGCGCCCTTCGCCCCACGGCTGCTGTCGGACTGAGCGGTGACGCCGCACACGAGCCGTCACCGCTCAGCGTCCCCGCTGCCCGGTGA
- a CDS encoding ATP-binding cassette domain-containing protein — MSAPSVRDGSIVPLIETRGLSKAFGGVHALEGVDVQLYPGEVLGLLGHNGAGKSTLIKMLSGAYTADSGQVLMNGEEVRLSSPRAAQNLGIETIYQNLALADNLDVAANIFLGRELLRGGRLDEDTMELEARKVLDRLKVNIPDLKKPVFNFSGGQRQCIAISRAIYFKARVLIMDEPTAALGPQETAQVNELIASLKEEGVGIFLISHDLHDVFDLADRVTVMKNGRVVGSAPTNQITQDEVLEMIIAGKLPLRNR, encoded by the coding sequence ATGAGCGCGCCGTCCGTCCGGGACGGCTCTATCGTGCCTCTGATCGAAACGCGTGGCCTGTCGAAGGCCTTCGGTGGCGTGCACGCGCTGGAAGGCGTCGACGTGCAACTCTACCCGGGCGAGGTACTGGGATTGCTGGGCCACAACGGCGCCGGGAAGTCCACCCTGATCAAGATGCTGTCCGGCGCTTACACCGCCGACAGCGGTCAGGTGCTCATGAACGGCGAGGAAGTGCGGCTGTCGTCTCCACGTGCCGCCCAGAACCTCGGCATCGAGACGATCTATCAGAACCTCGCGCTGGCCGACAACCTCGATGTCGCGGCGAACATCTTCCTCGGGCGCGAACTGTTGCGCGGAGGTCGTCTGGACGAGGACACGATGGAACTCGAGGCCCGGAAGGTCCTCGACCGCCTGAAGGTCAATATCCCGGATCTCAAGAAGCCCGTCTTCAACTTCTCGGGCGGCCAGCGGCAGTGCATCGCCATCAGCCGCGCGATCTACTTCAAGGCGCGCGTCCTGATCATGGACGAGCCCACCGCCGCGCTGGGGCCGCAGGAAACCGCCCAGGTGAACGAACTGATCGCGTCTCTGAAGGAGGAGGGAGTCGGCATTTTCCTGATCAGCCACGATCTGCACGACGTGTTTGATCTGGCCGACCGCGTGACCGTGATGAAGAACGGCCGCGTCGTCGGCAGCGCGCCCACGAACCAGATCACCCAGGATGAAGTGCTGGAAATGATCATCGCCGGCAAGCTGCCACTCCGAAACCGCTGA
- a CDS encoding alpha/beta hydrolase has product MTLPQQAAFEVLLWPDGAPTVVRDARPERWFTSPPDAPFHYRQVRNVTEPSLTAFLPEPESATGTAVIICPGGAHHTLAIDHEGNDVARWLATRGVAAFVLKNRVLPTPDDDDAFELHMRDLMSNTATLVPRIQAHLPHLLADGQRAVQLVREHAAKWGIAPDRVGMLGFSAGGHLAVLTALQADGAGPDFLAPIYGSMWGDVTAPPSAPPLFLAYANDDELGYLVIGANWTLYDAWRAAGRPVELHAYTRGGHGFGLHAQGLPSDHWTEQFYAWLQAEGLLAGR; this is encoded by the coding sequence ATGACGCTGCCCCAGCAAGCCGCCTTCGAGGTGCTCCTGTGGCCGGACGGCGCGCCCACCGTCGTGCGTGACGCGCGCCCGGAGCGCTGGTTCACCAGCCCTCCCGACGCTCCGTTTCACTACCGTCAGGTCCGCAACGTCACCGAGCCGTCGCTCACGGCGTTCCTGCCCGAGCCTGAGTCGGCCACGGGCACGGCCGTGATCATCTGTCCCGGCGGCGCGCACCACACGCTCGCCATCGACCATGAGGGCAACGATGTGGCGCGCTGGCTCGCTACGCGCGGCGTCGCGGCCTTCGTACTCAAAAACCGCGTGCTCCCCACGCCGGACGATGACGACGCCTTCGAGCTGCACATGCGCGACCTGATGTCGAACACGGCGACCCTGGTGCCGCGTATCCAGGCCCATCTCCCCCACCTGCTCGCGGACGGCCAGCGCGCCGTTCAGCTCGTGCGAGAGCACGCTGCCAAGTGGGGCATCGCGCCGGACCGCGTCGGCATGCTGGGCTTCTCGGCCGGTGGGCACCTGGCGGTCCTGACCGCGCTGCAGGCTGACGGAGCCGGGCCGGACTTCCTGGCGCCGATCTACGGGTCGATGTGGGGGGACGTGACGGCCCCGCCCAGCGCCCCTCCCCTGTTCCTCGCGTACGCGAACGACGACGAGCTGGGCTACCTGGTGATCGGCGCGAACTGGACGCTGTACGACGCGTGGCGCGCGGCAGGCCGCCCGGTGGAGTTGCACGCCTACACCCGGGGCGGCCACGGCTTCGGCCTGCACGCCCAGGGACTTCCCAGTGACCACTGGACCGAACAGTTCTACGCGTGGTTGCAGGCTGAAGGGCTGCTCGCGGGCAGGTGA